In the Caldibacillus debilis DSM 16016 genome, one interval contains:
- a CDS encoding PTS sugar transporter subunit IIC — protein MSAKADGFINFLEKHLTPIATRIENQRHIATIKDGMISLMAILMVGSISLIIAGVGNFFPEGSPVHEFFTRHSALLNLPFNFTFGLLAIYSAVSISYTHARRLDLPPLHAIIGGVLATVILCGRYEDGKFDFAFLDSRGLFVSIFASMFAVEAMKWLVEKKITIRIKGLPDMIGKTFEAILPLLVIIIASMIINQTVISLSGGQILPEVFTTMFAPAVKGIDSYLGVFLVSLFEMMFWFLGLNGYAILVGFTLPFMTHYLAENAAAFSAGEVPQYIFTENWWGYFLACTGSGLTGALAILALFSKSKTLRATGKATIIPAFFNISEPVVYGFPVVYNPYLFLPFVIGTPLLGMFTYFIFDMGWVRAPIASVGGMPTPIAQYLVTLDWKAVLLVPVILGLAILMYYPFFKIYEKSVLKKEELETRAQSKEGDVLKDLDLDF, from the coding sequence ATGAGCGCAAAAGCGGATGGATTTATAAATTTTTTGGAAAAGCATCTGACGCCGATCGCCACCCGAATTGAGAACCAAAGGCATATCGCGACCATCAAAGACGGAATGATCAGCTTGATGGCGATCCTGATGGTCGGTTCGATTTCATTGATCATCGCCGGAGTGGGGAACTTTTTTCCGGAAGGCAGCCCGGTCCATGAGTTTTTCACCAGGCATTCCGCGCTGCTGAATCTGCCTTTCAATTTCACCTTCGGCCTGTTGGCGATCTACAGCGCCGTTTCCATATCGTACACCCACGCGAGAAGATTGGATCTTCCGCCGCTGCACGCCATTATCGGAGGCGTTTTGGCCACCGTCATCCTGTGCGGAAGATATGAAGACGGGAAATTTGATTTTGCATTTCTTGACTCCAGAGGGCTTTTTGTTTCGATCTTTGCCTCCATGTTTGCCGTTGAAGCGATGAAATGGCTAGTGGAAAAGAAAATCACGATCCGGATAAAAGGCTTGCCGGATATGATCGGCAAAACCTTCGAAGCGATCCTCCCGCTCTTGGTCATCATCATCGCCAGCATGATCATCAATCAAACGGTGATTTCCCTGTCAGGGGGACAAATTTTGCCGGAAGTATTCACGACCATGTTCGCTCCCGCGGTCAAAGGAATCGACAGTTATTTGGGCGTCTTCCTGGTCTCATTGTTTGAAATGATGTTCTGGTTTTTGGGGTTGAACGGGTATGCGATCCTGGTCGGCTTCACCCTGCCGTTCATGACCCATTATTTGGCCGAAAACGCCGCCGCATTTTCCGCCGGGGAAGTGCCGCAATACATATTCACGGAAAACTGGTGGGGCTACTTCTTGGCGTGTACCGGATCCGGTTTGACCGGCGCCCTGGCGATACTGGCCTTGTTCAGCAAGTCGAAAACGTTGAGAGCGACCGGCAAGGCAACCATCATCCCCGCGTTTTTCAATATTTCAGAACCTGTCGTTTACGGTTTTCCGGTCGTGTACAATCCGTATTTGTTTCTGCCCTTTGTAATCGGCACCCCGCTCTTGGGCATGTTTACCTATTTCATATTCGACATGGGATGGGTAAGGGCGCCGATCGCCAGCGTAGGCGGCATGCCGACACCGATCGCCCAGTATTTGGTGACGCTGGATTGGAAGGCCGTATTGCTTGTTCCGGTCATCCTCGGCCTTGCGATCCTCATGTACTACCCCTTCTTCAAAATCTACGAAAAATCCGTTTTGAAGAAGGAAGAGCTGGAAACGCGGGCCCAAAGCAAGGAAGGGGATGTCTTGAAAGATTTGGACTTGGATTTTTAA
- a CDS encoding PTS sugar transporter subunit IIB, with amino-acid sequence MDLPRLHVLLVCNLGASTGIMVAKMREIAKNSQSLANTDVKIDARPAGELREYVADYDVVLIGPQIKHLYENLKKICDEHNKPIGIIDTQDYGMVNGGNILKQAIRLVLTHRP; translated from the coding sequence ATGGACCTGCCAAGATTGCATGTGCTGCTCGTCTGCAATTTGGGGGCCTCCACCGGCATCATGGTCGCAAAAATGCGGGAAATTGCGAAAAACAGCCAGTCCCTCGCGAATACCGATGTAAAGATTGATGCGAGGCCGGCCGGGGAGCTGCGGGAATATGTGGCCGATTATGATGTGGTATTGATCGGGCCGCAGATCAAACATTTATATGAAAATCTGAAAAAGATTTGTGACGAGCATAATAAACCCATCGGCATCATCGACACCCAAGATTACGGGATGGTCAACGGGGGAAACATCCTGAAACAGGCGATCCGACTGGTCCTGACCCATCGTCCGTAA
- a CDS encoding PTS lactose/cellobiose transporter subunit IIA, which translates to MNTGEQGANNEKLNLEEACFRIIAFSGEAFAKLMEALKLCRNDDYAGAEKTIEEASDLLNKAHNVHTELLVKEANGEEIGYSVLLTHAQDNMMNTILAKTFAEEMMEMYKALKGRG; encoded by the coding sequence ATGAATACGGGAGAACAAGGTGCAAACAACGAAAAGCTGAATCTTGAAGAGGCTTGTTTCCGGATCATCGCTTTTTCAGGGGAGGCGTTCGCCAAATTGATGGAGGCCCTGAAGCTGTGCAGAAACGATGATTATGCCGGAGCCGAAAAAACCATAGAAGAGGCTTCCGACTTATTGAATAAAGCCCATAATGTGCACACGGAATTGCTGGTCAAGGAAGCGAACGGGGAAGAAATCGGCTATTCCGTTTTGCTGACCCATGCCCAAGACAATATGATGAATACGATCCTGGCCAAAACCTTTGCCGAAGAAATGATGGAAATGTATAAAGCGCTGAAGGGGCGCGGATAG
- a CDS encoding glucosamine-6-phosphate deaminase → MDIEIFSDYDALSERLADEILSCMSDPSGKLICLPSGDTPRRAYQILSAALSRRKGSPLTCTLIGLDEWVGMDKDTPGSCQYVMHEWLYKPASIRDEQIIEFNARNPDLTGECKKMDRFIAEHGPIDLAVLGIGINGHLGLNEPGTSFSQTSHVVDLTETTKRTAQKYFPEKVALEKGITLGLKHFLEAGRLILIASGKQKAQVIKRIIREDVSEEIPATIAKIHRNSTLLIDQDAASEL, encoded by the coding sequence ATGGACATTGAAATCTTTTCCGACTATGATGCGCTGTCCGAACGTTTGGCTGACGAAATCTTATCTTGTATGTCCGATCCGTCCGGAAAATTGATCTGCTTGCCCTCCGGCGATACGCCGAGGAGGGCCTATCAAATCCTTTCCGCCGCCTTGTCCCGGCGAAAAGGGAGCCCGTTGACATGCACCCTCATCGGTTTGGACGAGTGGGTGGGAATGGACAAGGATACGCCCGGCAGCTGCCAATATGTTATGCATGAATGGCTGTATAAGCCGGCATCCATCAGGGACGAACAAATTATCGAATTTAACGCCCGAAATCCGGATTTGACAGGGGAATGCAAAAAGATGGACCGTTTCATCGCCGAGCACGGTCCGATCGATTTGGCGGTCCTGGGGATCGGCATCAACGGCCATTTGGGGTTGAATGAACCCGGGACCAGCTTCAGCCAAACTTCCCATGTCGTCGATTTAACGGAAACGACGAAACGGACGGCCCAAAAATACTTCCCTGAAAAAGTGGCATTGGAAAAGGGAATCACTTTAGGTTTGAAGCATTTTTTGGAGGCCGGACGGTTGATCCTGATTGCGTCGGGCAAACAGAAGGCGCAAGTGATCAAACGGATCATCCGGGAGGATGTTTCCGAGGAAATACCCGCCACGATCGCAAAAATCCATAGAAATAGCACCCTGCTGATTGATCAGGACGCTGCATCCGAGCTGTAG
- a CDS encoding family 4 glycosyl hydrolase → MKLVVLGGGGVRSPLLAKSLVANAKSINVDEIVFMDNDPEKLRIFGGLSKYVANAVDPDIHFWTTTDAEDAVKGAHYVITTLRVGQDESRYMDEKLAQKYDLVGQETTGVGGFAMSLRSIPALLEYCEMISKLSDPNVLIFNFTNPSGLVTQALRTAGYGNVYGICDGPPHFIRTLEQLFGVSHEEFDITCYGLNHLSFYRDAKINGRPVMDELLNHPDLYVKTDMRLFDKELVSILNHELPNEYLYFFFYNDKVIRSIKEHGGARGELIRDINKRMIAEINRLDTQDPERIFDVYIRHIVEREKSYFAIESGETRPEQFPIPTFQEFLDAPDEGGYSAVALEFIKAYHGGKKTVMPLMVPNNGAIPGLQDDDVVEITCEIEKGVCRPRKIEDVPELQMHIIKTIKRFERLTVEAIHERNRLKAVEALMIHPLVNSYSLAAKLVDELLEMYKEYVGHWS, encoded by the coding sequence ATCCCGAGAAGCTGAGGATTTTTGGGGGACTTTCGAAATATGTGGCCAATGCCGTCGATCCGGATATTCATTTTTGGACGACCACCGATGCGGAAGATGCTGTCAAGGGTGCCCATTATGTCATTACGACGTTGAGGGTCGGACAGGACGAAAGCCGGTATATGGACGAAAAATTGGCCCAAAAGTATGATCTGGTGGGTCAAGAGACGACCGGGGTCGGCGGATTTGCCATGTCCCTCCGTTCCATCCCCGCCTTATTGGAATATTGCGAAATGATCAGCAAGCTTTCGGATCCGAATGTGCTCATCTTTAATTTTACCAACCCGTCCGGCCTCGTCACGCAGGCGCTGCGGACGGCGGGATACGGCAATGTGTATGGGATCTGCGACGGCCCGCCCCATTTTATCCGGACATTGGAGCAGCTGTTTGGCGTTTCCCATGAGGAATTCGATATTACCTGTTACGGATTGAACCATCTGTCCTTTTACCGGGACGCAAAGATCAATGGGCGGCCGGTCATGGATGAATTGTTGAACCATCCCGACCTTTATGTGAAGACCGATATGCGGTTGTTCGATAAAGAATTGGTTTCCATCTTGAATCATGAATTGCCGAATGAATATTTATACTTCTTCTTCTACAACGACAAGGTCATCCGTTCCATCAAGGAACACGGCGGTGCCAGAGGGGAATTGATCCGGGACATCAACAAACGGATGATAGCGGAAATCAACCGACTGGATACCCAGGATCCGGAACGGATCTTTGATGTCTATATCCGGCATATTGTGGAACGGGAAAAGAGTTATTTTGCCATCGAATCCGGAGAAACGAGGCCGGAACAATTCCCGATCCCCACGTTTCAGGAATTTCTCGATGCCCCGGATGAAGGAGGCTATTCCGCCGTCGCCTTGGAATTCATAAAGGCTTATCACGGCGGCAAAAAAACCGTCATGCCGCTGATGGTTCCAAACAACGGGGCGATTCCGGGATTACAGGATGACGATGTGGTTGAAATCACCTGCGAAATCGAAAAAGGTGTCTGCAGACCGAGAAAAATCGAAGACGTCCCCGAACTGCAAATGCATATCATCAAGACGATCAAGCGGTTTGAACGATTGACGGTGGAGGCCATTCATGAAAGAAACCGGCTGAAAGCGGTCGAGGCATTGATGATCCACCCGCTCGTCAATTCCTATTCGCTCGCGGCGAAATTGGTGGATGAACTCTTGGAAATGTATAAGGAATATGTCGGGCACTGGAGCTGA